CCATTATCATGATTACATGGGTAGGTATCTATTTCACACCAATTTAGAATTGGGTACAGTGCGCGCAAAGTATGTCACTTGAAAATAAACAGCAGTGAAAAGATTTAATTTCACTGAATTGAAGGAACCAAATCTAAATGTTGTTCTGGTGTCGTGTTAATGCGAATGGATTTGTTCTGCTGGGAACACGACGCCGCTTTTTGAAGGTATTTTCCTCTTGCACTGTGATTAAAAAAGGCTTGTCGTGGAGCCGACACATATCCTGGTACCACCTCCACTCCCTAACCTTGCGTGCTGTATGCTTTGTTTCTGTCTGTCCTCATGGAAGTTTGGACCGTTACATCACCGGCCTCTGCCCTTGTTTCCGTGTGCTGCAGGAGAAGTGAGAGGCTGAGCTCCTCTCCAAAGACTGTTTAGCTGTGACTGCTCTGTGTGCGGTACTGTGGCTGTTTCAGAGCCACTCTGTTCTTGCTCTTTTATCTGTTAGCTTCCACTGATGATGCATGTTGgcagtgtttttgtgttttgtgcccTATGATGCACTTGGCCTGAACAGTCTTTTTATGTACTGTAGCAGCGTCTCGTCTCCTCTCACTCATCTGCCATTTGCTTTTTATGTTCTCTCTCCGTTTGACACGCCGATACGGCGATTCATCCTCATGCCTACATTTTGCCATCGTCCTCACTCCGCCAACTTTTTGTCACGTGTGTTCTTCCATTTTGTGTGTCACCAGGACAACCTGCTCTAGTATGGATGCATAATATAAAAACAATACACTTTAATGAGCAGCAGCTGTTTAAAGCAAGTTTTGGTGGCATGATGTGGCTGTGCATGTACCAGTCTTTTTTAACATTGGTGTTTTCCTTGTGTAGCTCACCCCAGCGTTCAAGTTTCCGGATACCAAGCTGTGAGTTGAAGGGGAGCGGCCCGATGCGAGAGTGTTTGCGTGCGTTGAGTTAGTGAGCGGAGCAGTgggagggacaaaaaaaaaaaaagctagaaaGATAAAGTTGGGAGGTAAGAACGTGCGGGACAGACCAGCGTTTCTGACATTTAGATCTTACCCTGTATTTCCCTGATCCTGCACTGCCCCTGAGATGAATCCCAACTCACAGACTAAAGGCAACCTGTGGTCCCACATCACTGGCCCAACAGGACCTCTGTATCACTCCTGTCCTGAGAAGGGTCGGTCAGAAAGGCAAAGTCTTAATTTCCTGGCCTCAGTGTGACTTTCTGATTTTGTCATGTaggtaaaaatgtaaaatgtagagTACTGTAGACCATTAATGATATAGACCATTAAAGAGCATTTCTATTGATTCGGGTCTACTGGAGATAGAAACAGTGGGGATTATTAAAGGGTAACAAAATGTAGAGAACAAAGAGACTGTACCAGCAAACAATGCCCATGTTTGTGGACGGAGTATGGTTTGTCATTGGAAATGTGATACTGTTTCAAATTTCAAAGCAATATTATattaatgaaattaaataatACAAAGACTAAAGAATCCCTCTCAAGTCTGTTGTCAGAACTGATTTTCTTTATATGAATGAGTGGTTAAAAACAGACGCGACACCAGCGGTTAGAAATCTGAAGCGACGTGACAACATAATTATTGTACAATTGTTCTTTGAGTGTTTCCCCCTGCTGGAGAGATTAGTAGGTGGTGCGACTTCTAATCTAAACAAAAGATTAGCCCAGTTTGTGCCTCTCATGAATTTTATTACTTTACAAGCGTCTGAGTGCCTGCTGGTCTTTGAAAAACATCTTGTCGGCAGCTCCAGAATTCTCAAAaacaagcaaagaaaaagataacTCGTAAAAGttggatgattttaaaaatagattttttctccaaaacaaaggagatatAACAGGAAAATACATTGTTTCATTTATCCATCAGTTTATTGGTGTTACATTTATGATGCACAGTATTGTGTTTGTGGTTGCTCTGTCCTAAATGTGTCAGAACATGCATTATTGACAACCTAACTCAATAAACTGAAGGTGAAATTCAGGAGATGGGTTGAAAATCTTTATGATGCAGCAGGATTAATATGTTTGAGGATTCTGGAAATCCCTTCAAGACACCAGAACAGGCTGTAGGAGGACACTTTCTGAACGTTTACAATGATGTGCAGCTCTGTAACTTCCTGCTCAAACTGTagcagagtcattcagagttaAGTTTCCTTCTTGGAAGCCAATATATACAATccctcaaacaaacaaaacgtCAAATGCAATTACTGCTCCAGAGGTGTGGTGTGGAGATTTAACATGAATCTGATAAAAATATTCTAGTTGACTCTTGAAACTTGCTTGAGAAGTGTAACCCTGATGTCTTATGATACATGAGCCATGATCATTTTTATATCAGAGGGAAATGAAGAGAGTTACCAATATAAaatgaccccccccccacctccaaAGTAAATAACAACATGAACACGTGTAAACTCCACACTTTTAGTCATAATAATTTTGTtctgctctgtgttccctgtaaTGGTTTTTAGGGAAAATGTCACTGAGAGTTCCTGTGGGAGATTTAGATGCATGTACTTTCGTTTGGTTGCTCCCTGATATGTGCTCTTTGAATGGCTGTGTGAAATATAGAGATTTATCACTTTGCTGTTAGTTTACAAATAAAGCTCTGTTCAGTCCCACACCCTACTATCACCAACAACTGCAGGATACACGTCAGTATGTTTTTGGTTTATAATCGAAGgtgcaaaaacagaagaagaagaaaaagaaatgaataaaaagtcTTTGGTAAGTCATACATAAATATGTCAACACAAACACTGCCCGCTACATATTAAAGCTTAATATAAAGTACTATTTTAAAACTTCTGGtacatttttttacttttcagtcCCTTGTTATGACTAAATGTGACTGTTTCTTTTACCTTCACAGTCTTAAAGTTTTGTGTACAGCTATTTCTGGTTTACATGTACTCTCATAATTATTCAGTAACTGCCTTATGCTTTCACTTGGACATTTTAGTCCAGACATCTAAGATTATGTTTTGTGTCTGAAGACTGTAAATGTCAATTAAACAACAGAAGGACGACTATAAATTCAGATGACTCGTTTTACATTTGTGAGTCTGACATGTGACAACTGAATTTCCTTTGAGGAGTTCCCAGTCACCATATTTACAATCTAAAGTGACAGATCTGATACCAGATGGCTGCTTATGTCCAGGTCACCCTCAGTTTAGCGCGAGTCCTCGCCAGTTTCAGCCTCTGCTGTCGGGAGCAGCAGTTTCCTGAGGATGGGCGCATAGAAGGGACCAAACACTGTTCGGTTGAAGTGGACAATTTGCTGGAAGGTCGTTCCCAGCTCTGCGAGCTCGGCACTCACCAGCCCGAGGGGAAAAGGGAGCTCCAGACTCCTTTTAGCCGGGCTGCCTTGCAGCATTGCCAGAAGGGAGTCTTGAACCCTTTCTCCTGTGTTTGAttgagagaaagagggagagaagtCAATGCTTTGAAGCAGCACACATCCAAGTTTAAAATCCTCCACGTGAACAGAGGTAACCTGGGATGAAACATGCTGATGAAATGGCTATTTTTAGGAATTCATTGACAGGGAAAATAGATGTAGACAGCTTTGTTCTGTGCAGTGAAAATGGTGGATCTCTAAACACAGctgcaaaaataaaacacttttcttttttaaatcccaCTCCTGTTGTTCTAAGttacttaattaaaaaaaaaagtatcagaaTTTACTGCAGGGCACCTTGAATGAGCATCCACCAGAATACAAATTGATCACAACTCTTGGATTCATGCCTGACCTATTAGTGCACGAACGGGGTTGTTTTGCTTCCACAGGTCGGATATTTGTCCCCTCAGCAGATCTTGGCTCTCCTGAGGCAGTGCTCCTCCTCCTTGGTTGCTCACTGCTTCGGTCACCTGCTTCAGTACGGTCTCCCCAAGCCCCAACAGGGCCCTCTTCAGCTCAGCTTCCCTGCCGCCCCAGAAACCGAGTGTTAGACCATTAAGCAGAGGTGCATTAGCTCACAGGCctatgaatttattaatttataCAAAACGCTGAGAGCACTTCTCTCAAAAGATATTTAGATTAAATAAAACACCATTAAATGTGATTAAAAAGAAACCGCTTTGGTTATATTTAGCTTGAACCAGTGTGGGCCGGTCTTTAATTTCACAGGCTGCTGTTCACCTGTCATCTACTAATCGTGACAGAACAGAAAGAACGAGGTTAGCTGCATCTGTCCTGACAAGCCAGTCGCCTCCTGTCACCTCCATTGGTGTCCCTCTCATACAATACCTGTTCCCCCTGACAGCCAGAACATGCATCATCACATCCTCTTACCTGGTGTGACTGCCCTCCAGCAGGGCAGTGATGGACTGCCTGAGTTTACCTACAAACCCTTGCAGCGAGAGAACGATGCCCCCGAACTGAGCGCTGCTCACAAGCAGCACTGACGCCTCCAGGACCAGCATGTGGAGCCGCTGGCTCAGAGCATCCAGACGGGCTCGGTCCATCAGCACAGTCTGCGTGTGGAACACAAAACAGGCTCAACTCCTAATCCTGAATTTCCTTCTGGATACTAAAGGTACGAGGACAGACTGCAGAGAAGCTTCGGCAACTGAAGAGGCGAAGTGGTAAAATAAAGATACACTGTTGGATAAATGGTGTTGATAGGTCTGATTTAAATAGGTTTGGAGCCGCTGTTCTGTAAGAGCTGGATGCATGTTGTCACATGCTTTGTGCACGTGGCAGCTGAATGTTCCCTTCTAATCAATAAAATATGACCCAGCATGATGAAAGGTGCGTTCAGATGCAATTATCCGGGCTGGCACTGACCTCGGGATATGTCTCGTCCTGCTGGTCCCAGCGAAGCAGACGTGCGTAGGCCCGGTTAAGAACGGCGGTGGCGCTGACGGGACCTCGGCTGTCAGGACCAGGAGAATCAGACTGAGCTCTGAACGCCGACGCCTCCTCTGACGCTGCGGCCTGAAGCCAAGCGCCTGTGTTGTCCAAAGAAGCTGATGGCATATGGATCATTTTGAAGACATGCACAAATGAAAACACTTTACAGTTAAATTTGGCACAATGTCTATGTTTTACTGACGAAACTTCTGTGTTTTACATGATAGAGACGTAGAATTATTCACGTTTTCTTCAGCAGGAAATGGAATGGTGGGTTTAAATGTCCGATGAAGGGAATGTGGGAACCAAGAACATATTAAAtaagtattttctgttttgagACAATTACCTTTTGGCATTATTATGGCAAAATATTCAATAATATTCTACCTTAGAGCTGAAACAATCCTATTGTTAATCTGTTTATCAGTTATCAGTTAATCTGTTTATTTAAGTGGCACTGATATGAATGCAGCCCTATGATAGACTGGCGACCTGTGCTGGGTGtatcctgcctctcacccagtgACAGATGGGATAGGCTAAATTTACCATAAATGCTCCTCTAACAAAGTTgcctttacattacattacggtcattttgcagacgcttttatccaaagcgacttacaataagtgtgttccacatcggtaggcaaaagaacttcaggtcacaagaaatcataagtggatttccttccaaaaccaaacagctaagagcataactagtgccagagtaatggcgcttttccactagctcgcttcggctcggcgcgctattgcgtgtttccactagcacgcagtacctgcaaccgggtagattttccgtatcacctcagccctggttccaagcgggccgaagcggtactaaaacgtgacatcagccgactgccttccactgattggccgacgAGTttcgtcacttttcaatactgttttgtctggcggccaggactcttctctggctctcttctcttgccttctgtgcgacaaaaagccacagggtgagcagcaacacgctcagccgtgttacgacgaccccgcccacgtcgaggaggcacgaagtatactctGTTGTAATGGttgaaacacaaccaaaccgagctgtgccgagccgtgccgagctagtggaaaagcgccattagtgtggtaagttaggtacctagacaaatgggaagacaatttaggaaacaaataagtgcgtaaggagctaggacgaaacaggtgatgtcctaagagggcggatcagggtagtgtttcctgataGTTTGCATGTGTTATTGTCACTTTATCAGTCAAGCTGGAGATGCTGGAACTCAGTCCCTCCTCACCTGGATGCTTCTCCAGGATCTGCTGGAATTTGGCCCTCTCGTACTGCGCGGCCTGTTGCAGGAGGTGAGGCCTCAGGCTCTGGATGGTGAAATTAACCATGTCGGTCTTCATCAGTCCCAAGACTTGGAAAATCGCCCTGCAGGAGATGAGCATCGACGACATCAAGACCACCTTTATTTTCAGTCAGTTTCAAACAGAAGTAATCTTTCTCTGTAACTTACAGTAAAACTGTTTGCTTACATCTGACTGACATGATTGCAGAATTATCACAGAAATACCTCTATAGAAATACAGTTGACTGAACACACAGATAACAGTCTGGCACTGATCAGTCCTTTACCTCAGGAGCTCCACGGGGTCCTGCAGGTCCCGCAGAGCCCTGACCTCCAGGTCACGCACAGGAGCACATAAAGATGCCATGGTGCTGATGATGAATCCCGCCAGGCTGTGAAGGTCCAGAGCTCCGTGATCGACCTGCTGCCGGATCAGCTCCATGTCCAGCACCTCCTCCAGatcagacctcagcctgacgtGACCGGGCAGCAGCAGCGACAAAAGCAACTGATGGCAAACACAAGCTTGGTTTGCTGTAGCAATATCTCCTTTAACtgtgtctgtttctttttttaaagttaccAACATGAAATGTTAATCTCACTATTTTTGTTCGGTTTCATTTTGATCTCAAAGGGACAATCGAACATGCGGGCGTTGGGATTTCCATGAGACAAACGAGATACGGCATGCAGGGCTCTAGACTAACATTTTTCACTGGTGCgtctaacttttttttcttaggtgcaccagcacaaaagttaggttcacccaaattttcaaacgcattgcatttaacaccgcagttttacaggttcactttatttaattattcatttttgaATCGCTGTCCATATAGGCAATATTAACTTGTAAACgattaactagcaatctggtcaaaataaagttctttatttgaagcacaattctacaaacttactgaacttaacttactaactacttactgaaacttactgaaaaagtgttggtgcttaaagtgcttcactggcctgaaatttaaacttaaaacatctcaagataaattaaataaaaagaaaatattacttaaaattgaaagtgttttaagggcttcaaactgaacatctcatggctcaatgtcttatggactatcctccattgcagtcacatgcccctcggatgaccaactcctgtagttgggttaaatatatatttatcagtgtattcaccggtcttcctctcctcaagataTGGCCGTACACACTGACGCATTCCTGAACGATCAGGAATGCCATGAACTCACTGTTCACAAGGCAGCGGGGAGaggggacactgagcaggtaatgtgtttcatagatgcgttttgctttttcagcgtttcaattctaaatgttttagaaccag
The Odontesthes bonariensis isolate fOdoBon6 chromosome 3, fOdoBon6.hap1, whole genome shotgun sequence DNA segment above includes these coding regions:
- the LOC142377481 gene encoding T-complex protein 11 homolog, with protein sequence MSTQREEADDDSPADLPCLEKLDSPAGSPPTASLSCLMELENCVSNLSLAHEIVVNRDFSFKPRSPPTDSLEGRVTEIVHRAFWASLQEQLSSDPPNYDHAVVLLQEVKTLLLSLLLPGHVRLRSDLEEVLDMELIRQQVDHGALDLHSLAGFIISTMASLCAPVRDLEVRALRDLQDPVELLRAIFQVLGLMKTDMVNFTIQSLRPHLLQQAAQYERAKFQQILEKHPASLDNTGAWLQAAASEEASAFRAQSDSPGPDSRGPVSATAVLNRAYARLLRWDQQDETYPETVLMDRARLDALSQRLHMLVLEASVLLVSSAQFGGIVLSLQGFVGKLRQSITALLEGSHTREAELKRALLGLGETVLKQVTEAVSNQGGGALPQESQDLLRGQISDLWKQNNPVRALIGERVQDSLLAMLQGSPAKRSLELPFPLGLVSAELAELGTTFQQIVHFNRTVFGPFYAPILRKLLLPTAEAETGEDSR